The following are encoded together in the Vicinamibacterales bacterium genome:
- a CDS encoding ATP-binding protein, whose translation MTVHGGLVRLQIPSLFDMLDLVQVLSDRMGHMAAFDDDSIHWIGVAVRESVINAIKHGNREHPAKHVIIEFAFTPVDDPTELVVSVTDQGEGFEPGAVADPLAPENILKSSGRGIFFMRSFMDDVQLNRAPAGGMEVRMVKKLAASG comes from the coding sequence ATGACAGTGCATGGCGGCCTCGTCCGGCTGCAGATCCCGAGCCTCTTCGACATGCTGGACCTGGTGCAGGTCCTCAGCGATCGCATGGGGCACATGGCCGCCTTCGACGACGACTCGATCCACTGGATCGGCGTCGCGGTCCGCGAATCGGTGATCAACGCCATCAAGCACGGCAATCGCGAGCATCCCGCCAAGCACGTCATCATCGAATTCGCCTTTACCCCCGTCGACGACCCCACCGAGCTCGTGGTCAGCGTCACCGACCAGGGCGAGGGCTTCGAGCCCGGAGCGGTCGCCGATCCGCTGGCGCCGGAGAACATCCTCAAGTCGAGCGGCCGCGGCATCTTTTTCATGCGCAGCTTCATGGACGACGTGCAGCTCAATCGGGCGCCGGCGGGCGGCATGGAAGTGCGCATGGTGAAGAAGCTGGCGGCCAGTGGCTGA
- a CDS encoding inositol monophosphatase family protein codes for MAESIPPVFLATAIQAVIKAGAMQLAGIDDLHVEKKGAIDLVTQVDREVEQMFRALIAERFPDHVVLAEEFELRGDRHTQAEYCWVFDPVDGTTNYAHGLPIFCCACSLERHGQPIVAAIYDPNRRELFTAERGRGAWLNGAPMRVSAAAGTLIDSLLCTGFHYDIHQEGEYVLGLFGDFIKKARAVRRLGSAAIDLAYVAAGRFDGFWEVRLNPWDISAGALLIEEAGGRVSGLAGEPFDSRRGEILASNGRIHDVMLDVIRSRKRTA; via the coding sequence GTGGCTGAATCGATTCCCCCGGTCTTCCTCGCCACCGCGATCCAGGCGGTCATCAAGGCCGGCGCGATGCAGCTGGCCGGCATCGATGATCTGCACGTCGAGAAGAAGGGGGCGATCGACCTGGTCACGCAGGTGGATCGCGAGGTCGAGCAGATGTTCCGCGCGCTGATCGCGGAACGCTTCCCCGATCACGTCGTCCTCGCCGAGGAGTTCGAGCTGCGGGGGGATCGGCACACGCAGGCCGAGTACTGCTGGGTGTTCGATCCGGTCGACGGCACCACCAACTACGCGCACGGTCTGCCGATTTTCTGCTGCGCCTGCTCGCTCGAGCGCCACGGCCAGCCGATTGTCGCGGCGATCTACGACCCGAACCGGCGCGAGCTGTTCACCGCCGAACGCGGGCGCGGCGCCTGGCTCAACGGCGCTCCGATGCGCGTCTCCGCCGCCGCCGGTACCCTGATCGACTCGCTGCTCTGCACCGGCTTCCATTACGACATCCACCAGGAAGGGGAATACGTCCTCGGGCTGTTCGGCGATTTCATCAAGAAGGCGCGGGCGGTCCGGCGTCTGGGGTCGGCGGCGATCGATCTCGCCTATGTCGCCGCGGGCCGCTTCGACGGCTTCTGGGAAGTCCGCCTGAACCCGTGGGACATCTCCGCCGGCGCGCTGCTCATCGAGGAGGCCGGCGGCCGGGTCAGCGGGCTGGCGGGAGAACCCTTCGACTCGCGCCGCGGAGAGATCCTGGCCTCGAACGGCCGGATCCACGACGTCATGCTCGACGTCATCCGTTCACGAAAGCGGACGGCCTGA
- a CDS encoding VTT domain-containing protein, with protein MKSFLAWIQAFALSWGGPGLLLIGFLDSSFLSLPEVNDLLVVYMVTQHKHLLLYYAFMATVGSVLGCLALYLVARKGGEAFLRRRFKATHIDRGLRLYQKYGLLVVIVPALLPPPAPFKIFVLLAGVAAVPVWQFVTAVFIARFTRYFGEGLLAVWYGDKASAFIKENTAAAGLILAGLALAIGLAWTLWKRRRRIPHP; from the coding sequence ATGAAGAGTTTTCTCGCCTGGATTCAGGCCTTCGCGCTGTCATGGGGCGGACCGGGACTGCTGCTGATCGGATTCCTCGACTCGTCGTTCCTGTCGCTTCCGGAAGTCAACGACCTCCTCGTCGTCTACATGGTGACGCAGCACAAGCACCTGCTGCTGTACTACGCCTTCATGGCGACGGTCGGCTCGGTGCTCGGCTGCCTCGCGCTCTATCTGGTCGCGCGCAAGGGAGGCGAAGCGTTCCTCCGCAGACGCTTCAAGGCCACCCACATCGATCGCGGGCTCCGGCTCTATCAGAAGTACGGCCTCCTCGTCGTCATCGTCCCGGCGCTGCTGCCGCCCCCCGCGCCGTTCAAGATCTTCGTGCTGCTCGCCGGCGTCGCCGCCGTCCCGGTGTGGCAGTTCGTGACGGCGGTGTTCATCGCGCGATTCACCCGCTACTTCGGCGAAGGGCTGCTCGCGGTGTGGTACGGGGACAAGGCATCGGCGTTCATCAAGGAGAACACCGCCGCCGCCGGCCTCATCCTCGCCGGCCTCGCGCTCGCCATCGGCCTCGCCTGGACCCTCTGGAAGCGGAGACGGCGAATCCCTCATCCCTGA